The following proteins are encoded in a genomic region of Mycobacterium sp. 155:
- a CDS encoding YoaK family protein has protein sequence MAIQSPVSDRLTVTALLLLTFATGVVDAVSVLVLGHVFVANMTGNVIFLGFWLVPHSGVDLAAAVVAFVSFVAGTVVGGRFARHLQSSPRTWLTVTHSVEVVILLTLSILAGVGVLDYQDNRKLILISGLAITFGIQNATARQFGIQELSTTVLTQTIVGIGLDSRLAGGTGEREKLRYGVVATMMGGAMVGASLTLVAVAPVIALAALVIAASALIFRFGS, from the coding sequence ATGGCCATTCAGTCACCGGTATCCGACCGACTTACCGTTACCGCGTTACTTTTGCTCACCTTCGCGACCGGCGTCGTCGATGCGGTCAGCGTGCTGGTGCTCGGCCATGTGTTCGTCGCGAACATGACCGGCAATGTGATCTTTCTGGGGTTCTGGTTGGTGCCGCACTCCGGGGTGGATCTTGCGGCGGCGGTTGTCGCCTTCGTCAGCTTCGTCGCGGGAACGGTGGTGGGTGGGCGGTTCGCGCGGCACCTCCAGAGCAGTCCCCGGACGTGGCTGACGGTCACGCATTCGGTGGAAGTCGTTATATTGCTGACGCTTTCGATCCTAGCCGGCGTCGGTGTGCTCGACTATCAGGACAACCGGAAGCTGATCCTCATCTCGGGCCTGGCCATCACTTTCGGTATCCAGAACGCCACCGCGCGGCAGTTCGGCATCCAGGAACTCAGTACCACGGTGCTCACCCAGACGATCGTGGGCATCGGGCTCGACAGCCGTCTGGCCGGTGGCACCGGTGAGCGGGAGAAGCTGCGCTACGGCGTGGTGGCGACCATGATGGGCGGCGCAATGGTCGGTGCGTCGCTGACCCTGGTCGCCGTGGCGCCGGTGATCGCGTTGGCGGCGTTGGTCATTGCGGCGAGCGCATTGATCTTCCGGTTCGGTTCTTGA
- a CDS encoding lipoprotein LpqH has translation MVTRVVMIGVASAAVAACAITGCSNGTSSDNSSKPASSESATAGTSGSVGASSATAVLIDGQNQNVSGPVTCTAVESDINVTIGDSASGIGAVVSNDSPPNVHSVGLGTVNGMALGYADAAAGHGDASATKTGNTYKITGNAVGFDTSTQKQVTKSFELDFTCP, from the coding sequence ATGGTCACACGCGTTGTGATGATCGGCGTAGCGAGCGCAGCGGTCGCGGCCTGCGCCATCACCGGATGCTCGAACGGTACGTCCAGCGACAACTCCAGCAAGCCTGCGTCGTCGGAGTCTGCGACGGCAGGCACTTCAGGGTCCGTTGGCGCTTCCAGCGCCACCGCAGTCCTCATCGACGGTCAGAATCAGAATGTGTCCGGGCCGGTGACATGTACTGCCGTGGAATCCGACATCAACGTCACGATCGGCGATTCGGCTTCCGGCATAGGCGCGGTCGTCAGCAACGACTCTCCGCCGAACGTCCACTCGGTGGGCCTCGGCACGGTCAACGGTATGGCACTCGGATATGCCGATGCCGCAGCGGGACACGGCGACGCGTCGGCCACCAAGACCGGCAATACGTACAAGATCACCGGCAACGCCGTCGGTTTCGACACCTCGACCCAAAAACAGGTGACGAAGTCCTTCGAGCTCGATTTCACCTGCCCATGA
- a CDS encoding MCE family protein, giving the protein MLLTRFIKMQLVIFLTLTLVALAVLAVVYLRLPTWAGVGMYNLNAELPNSAGLYKTANVTYRGTTIGKVTSVEPTETGARIQMNIYDQFKIPTDATANVHSVSAVGEQFIDLISSGESNAYFASGDTIRKGTVPAEVGPALDAAEHGLSVLPKEKIGLLLDETAKAVGGLGPSLQRLVDSTQAIASDFKDNLDPVNDIVTNSGPIIDSQVNSGDAISRWAKNLNTISAQTAQNDAVLRSGIQQAAPTADQLNAVFGDVRESLPQTLANLEIVIDMLKRYNKNVEQALVVLPQGGSIAQVLTTFHPEALIHLGLGINAPPPCLTGFLPASQWRGPADTTTAPVPSGLYCKIPKDAPNAVRGARNYPCADVPGKRAATPAECRSNEPYVPLGTNPWYGDPNQVRNCPAPAARCDQPVDPGRVIPAPSVNTGLNPLPASMLPPPEVGGSAPTSDPLTAPRGGSVTCSGQQPNPCIYTPAAGSTAIYSPSSGEVVGPDGVKYSVTNSNRPGDDGWKEMLAPAS; this is encoded by the coding sequence ATGCTGCTGACCCGCTTCATCAAGATGCAGCTCGTCATCTTCCTGACGCTGACGCTGGTCGCGCTGGCGGTGCTGGCCGTGGTGTACCTGCGCCTGCCGACCTGGGCAGGCGTGGGGATGTACAACCTGAACGCCGAGTTGCCCAACTCGGCCGGCCTGTACAAGACCGCCAACGTCACGTACCGCGGTACCACCATTGGGAAGGTCACGTCGGTGGAGCCCACCGAGACCGGTGCCCGGATCCAGATGAACATCTATGACCAGTTCAAGATCCCCACCGACGCCACGGCCAACGTGCACTCGGTGTCGGCGGTCGGTGAGCAGTTCATCGATCTGATCTCCTCCGGGGAGTCGAATGCGTACTTCGCGTCGGGCGACACCATCAGGAAGGGCACCGTGCCCGCTGAGGTGGGGCCGGCGCTCGATGCCGCCGAGCACGGTCTGTCGGTGCTGCCCAAGGAGAAGATCGGCCTTCTGCTCGACGAGACCGCAAAAGCGGTCGGCGGCTTGGGCCCATCACTACAGCGCCTGGTCGATTCGACACAGGCGATCGCGAGCGATTTCAAGGACAACCTGGATCCGGTGAACGACATCGTGACCAACTCCGGGCCGATCATCGACAGTCAGGTGAATTCGGGCGACGCGATCTCGCGCTGGGCGAAGAACCTGAACACGATTTCCGCCCAGACTGCCCAGAATGATGCGGTGCTACGGAGCGGCATCCAGCAGGCCGCGCCGACTGCGGATCAGTTGAACGCGGTGTTCGGGGACGTCCGGGAGTCGCTGCCGCAGACGTTGGCGAACCTCGAGATCGTCATCGACATGCTCAAGCGCTACAACAAGAACGTCGAGCAGGCGTTGGTGGTGCTGCCGCAGGGCGGCTCGATCGCGCAGGTACTCACGACCTTTCATCCGGAAGCCCTGATTCACCTCGGCCTCGGGATCAACGCGCCGCCACCGTGCCTCACGGGGTTCTTGCCGGCATCGCAGTGGCGGGGTCCCGCCGACACCACGACGGCGCCGGTGCCGTCGGGTCTGTACTGCAAGATCCCCAAGGACGCGCCGAATGCGGTCCGTGGGGCGCGTAACTACCCGTGCGCCGATGTGCCGGGCAAGCGCGCGGCCACCCCGGCCGAGTGCCGCAGCAATGAACCGTACGTGCCGCTCGGCACCAACCCGTGGTACGGCGACCCGAACCAGGTCCGCAACTGTCCGGCCCCGGCCGCGCGATGCGACCAGCCTGTGGATCCGGGCCGGGTGATCCCCGCGCCCTCGGTGAACACCGGGTTGAACCCGTTGCCGGCGAGTATGTTACCGCCCCCTGAAGTGGGCGGATCGGCTCCGACCAGCGATCCGCTGACCGCACCGCGAGGGGGTAGCGTCACTTGCAGTGGACAGCAGCCGAATCCATGCATCTACACTCCGGCAGCAGGTTCGACGGCGATCTATAGCCCGTCAAGCGGTGAGGTGGTCGGTCCGGACGGTGTGAAGTACTCCGTCACCAACTCGAATAGACCAGGAGATGACGGATGGAAGGAGATGCTGGCGCCAGCCAGCTGA
- a CDS encoding virulence factor Mce family protein, whose translation MRWTRLPKKLAAKKVGLRLAALAAATLLLTSCGQWRGIANVPLPGGPGTERGHTTLYVQMPETLALNANSRVRVRDVFVGRVRSIELVNWVPTLTLDLQPGIELPKNTLAKIGQTSLLGSQHIELNPPDKNPSKEMLRSGDTIPLAQSSAYPTIERTLAGISGILTGGGIPNLEVIQTEVFNILNGRADQIREFLGRLDTFTNELNQQRDDITRAIDSTNKLLNIVAQRNDTLDRVLTEFPPLIQHFADTRDLFADAVTALGRLSAAADETLSGTNANLHTNLENLQRPLKQLSRAAPYLVGALKLILTAPFNIDNVPKVIRGDYFNVSLDLDLTLSAIDNAFLSGTGVSGMLRALEQAWGRDPNTMVPDIRFTPNPHDVPGGPLVERGE comes from the coding sequence ATGCGTTGGACGAGGTTGCCGAAGAAACTGGCCGCCAAAAAGGTGGGTCTGCGACTGGCGGCGCTGGCGGCCGCGACGCTGCTGCTGACCTCGTGCGGTCAGTGGCGTGGCATCGCGAACGTTCCATTGCCAGGTGGCCCGGGCACCGAACGTGGCCACACCACGCTGTACGTGCAGATGCCGGAAACGCTGGCCCTCAACGCCAACAGCCGGGTGCGGGTTCGCGACGTGTTCGTCGGCCGGGTGCGCAGCATCGAGCTGGTCAACTGGGTGCCCACGTTGACTCTCGACCTGCAGCCGGGCATCGAGCTGCCGAAGAACACGCTGGCCAAGATTGGCCAGACCAGCTTGCTGGGTTCGCAGCACATCGAGCTCAACCCGCCGGATAAGAATCCGTCCAAGGAGATGCTGCGCAGCGGCGACACCATCCCACTGGCGCAGTCCTCGGCGTATCCGACGATCGAGCGGACGCTGGCCGGGATCTCCGGGATTCTGACCGGCGGTGGCATCCCCAACCTCGAGGTGATCCAGACCGAGGTGTTCAACATCCTCAACGGTCGCGCCGATCAGATCCGGGAGTTCCTGGGCCGGTTGGACACCTTCACCAATGAGCTCAACCAGCAGCGCGACGACATCACCCGGGCCATCGATTCGACGAATAAACTGCTCAACATCGTCGCCCAGCGCAACGACACGCTGGATCGAGTGCTGACGGAGTTCCCGCCGCTGATCCAACATTTCGCCGACACCCGCGATCTGTTCGCCGATGCGGTGACCGCGCTGGGCCGGCTCTCGGCCGCGGCTGACGAGACGCTGTCGGGGACCAATGCGAATCTGCACACCAATCTGGAAAACCTGCAGCGTCCGCTCAAGCAGCTCAGCCGGGCCGCGCCCTATCTGGTCGGTGCGCTGAAGCTGATACTCACCGCCCCGTTCAACATCGACAACGTCCCGAAGGTCATTCGAGGTGACTACTTCAACGTGTCGTTGGACCTGGATCTGACCCTGAGCGCGATCGATAACGCGTTCCTGTCCGGCACCGGTGTGTCGGGCATGCTGCGGGCGCTGGAACAGGCGTGGGGTCGTGATCCGAACACGATGGTCCCGGACATCCGGTTCACCCCAAACCCGCACGATGTGCCCGGTGGCCCGCTGGTGGAAAGGGGGGAATGA
- a CDS encoding RDD family protein — protein sequence MTTVLDTASLDIVSSDTVDSPAATAAPEPALASWPVRAGAFAIDVLLGLAVIVTLGVLAAASPTHGWLWWVYVGVAVAVGGAMLLNRVVAPATTGWTLGRSVFGIRVATAGGDAGLVRLTLRELAHLLDTAALCIGWLWPLWDSRNRTFADLLARTEVRRVAVAEEHVRGVRRRAAVAMLAAALLCGSAVGLGYWSSYRQELTVQQARAQLADQGPRTVEQLLSYGIDSMDQDFARALTLTTDNYRTQLAEQQAAVRKAGPNTNEYWAVSSAVLPGSTKTEGTMLLALQGQRGIDPKNLKFLTATVRVDFRKIDGQWRVDNLTVLTKPQMNGAG from the coding sequence GTGACGACGGTATTGGACACCGCTTCCTTGGACATCGTCTCGTCGGACACCGTCGACTCGCCGGCCGCAACCGCCGCCCCGGAACCGGCGTTGGCGTCTTGGCCGGTGCGTGCGGGCGCGTTCGCCATCGACGTCCTGCTGGGGCTGGCCGTGATCGTGACGCTGGGGGTGCTGGCGGCGGCGTCGCCGACCCACGGCTGGCTGTGGTGGGTGTACGTCGGCGTGGCCGTCGCGGTGGGGGGCGCGATGCTGCTCAACCGCGTTGTTGCGCCTGCGACGACCGGCTGGACGCTGGGCCGGTCGGTGTTCGGTATCCGGGTGGCGACCGCCGGCGGTGACGCGGGGCTGGTGCGGTTGACGTTGCGTGAGCTCGCGCATCTACTGGATACCGCCGCCCTGTGCATCGGCTGGCTGTGGCCGCTGTGGGACAGCCGCAATCGGACGTTCGCCGATCTGCTGGCCCGCACCGAGGTGCGCCGGGTCGCTGTCGCCGAAGAGCATGTGCGCGGTGTCCGCCGGCGGGCCGCGGTGGCCATGCTGGCGGCTGCGCTGTTGTGTGGATCCGCGGTAGGACTGGGATATTGGAGCTCATACCGCCAGGAGCTGACGGTCCAGCAGGCCCGCGCACAGCTGGCCGACCAGGGACCGCGGACCGTCGAACAACTGCTGAGCTACGGCATCGACTCGATGGACCAGGATTTCGCCAGGGCGCTGACCCTGACCACCGACAACTACCGTACGCAGCTGGCCGAGCAGCAGGCGGCGGTTCGCAAGGCCGGTCCAAACACCAACGAGTACTGGGCCGTGAGCAGCGCCGTGCTACCTGGGTCGACCAAGACCGAGGGGACGATGTTGCTGGCGTTGCAAGGTCAGCGCGGCATCGACCCGAAGAACCTGAAGTTCCTCACCGCGACGGTGCGGGTCGACTTCCGCAAGATCGATGGGCAGTGGCGGGTGGACAACCTCACTGTGCTCACGAAGCCACAGATGAACGGGGCGGGTTGA